In the genome of Populus alba chromosome 11, ASM523922v2, whole genome shotgun sequence, one region contains:
- the LOC118054814 gene encoding uncharacterized protein At2g34460, chloroplastic has translation MATALIIKTCLLSAPRLHHHHHRYPLLFSTTSPKPPKSQSLKSIKMESGNEITEEAKENVNQKKKKIFVAGATGSTGKRIVEQLLAKGFEVKAGVRDLDKAKTALSEHNPSLQIVTADVTEGSDKLVQAIGDDSEAVICATGFRPGWNLFAPWKVDNLGTVNLVEACRKLGVKRFILISSILVNGAAMGQILNPAYIFLNIFGLTLVAKLQAENYIRKSGINYTIVRPGGLRNEPPSGNLVMEPEDTLYDGTISRDLVAEVAVEALGLPESSYKVVEIVSRADAPKRTYEDLFGSIKQK, from the exons ATGGCCACTGCTTTGATCATAAAAACTTGTCTTCTCTCTGCACCACGcctccatcaccatcaccaccgttaccctcttctcttctctacCACATCCCCCAAACCTCCCAAGTCTCAATCCCTCAAATCCATCAAG atggaAAGTGGAAATGAAATTACGGAAGAAGCTAAAGAGAATGTgaatcagaagaagaagaaaatatttgtgGCTGGAGCCACTGGAAGTACTGGGAAAAGGATTGTTGAACAGCTTCTAGCCAAGGGTTTTGAGGTCAAGGCTGGTGTCAGGGATTTAGACAAGGCCAAAACTGCTCTTTCTGAACACAACCCATCTCTTCAAATT GTGACAGCCGATGTAACTGAGGGGTCTGACAAGCTAGTACAGGCCATAGGGGATGATTCCGAGGCTGTAATATGTGCCACTGGGTTTCGACCTGGCTGGAACTTGTTTGCTCCATGGAAG GTTGATAATCTTGGCACTGTGAACCTTGTCGAAGCTTGCCGTAAACTTGGTGTGAAAAGATTCATTCTAATAAGCTCAATTTTAGTCAATGGAGCTGCAATGGGACAGATACTTAATCCAGCTTacatttttctcaatatttttggGCTGACCCTAGTGGCGAAGCTTCAGGCAGAGAATTACATCAGGAAGTCTGGCATAAACTACACTATAGTTAGACCAGGTGGTTTGAGAAATGAACCACCCTCAGGAAATCTTGTAATGGAGCCAGAG GACACTCTTTATGACGGTACCATATCAAGGGATCTGGTTGCGGAAGTTGCTGTTGAGGCACTAGGTCTTCCGGAATCATCTTACAAAGTCGTGGAAATAGTCTCCCGTGCTGACGCTCCTAAGCGTACATACGAGGATCTTTTTGGTTCTATTAAGCAAAAGTGA